In Prionailurus viverrinus isolate Anna chromosome D1, UM_Priviv_1.0, whole genome shotgun sequence, the DNA window tcaaattactGGAGATATAGAAAAAGGTGGCAAGTGGAAAAATAAGTGTCTTCGCTACTACCAACGAGACTAGCCTTCCGATATTATGTACTCTGAACCAAGGGGAACTGTGTGAAATGGCAGGAACTGATGATTTCTCTAAGGGCATTAAGTCACCCTCCTCTTACTCCGCAGaccagcaccagcaccagctCTTCTGTCTTGGGTACCAACCCTCCAGCAGCCTTTGGAGACATATGTTGCTGGCAGGGCCTAGAACTGAAGTGGTGTGAATATAAAGTAATGAGATTGGTGCATGTTTAAACATACATTtgcatgtgtgcacgcacacagacacacagaacacATACATTCGAGTGACACTCCCACCAACGTAGTCACTGAGGAGCCTCCACATATCTCCATGATGACCAGAATGCTTAAGACATCTCTGGAACGTCTCTCTGGGAACTGTTTAGGAGCAGAAGAAAATAGCTGCTTTATGGCTGTACCTCATCTATGACTCCAAACCCTCTTGACCTACCTTCTCTTCCAGAGGCTTCAAATAGCCTCTGACTAGTTTCAAACTTAAAATTCTCCCTTCTATAACCACAAAAGATTAAAGATTTGTCCAGAGAAGAAGGGGCAAATCTCCCAGGAGGAATCAAAAGAAGGTGATGTAGTAAATCCCTAGTAATCAGTGAGTCACCATTCCAAATCTTAGCTTCTGCCTCAGTAAGAGGAGGAGGTTGGAATAGATGACCTTTAAGGTCCCTTCCAATTCTAACATTTTAGGAGTCTATATTTCTAGACGTTTCTAGACTTTGAGGAGAGTTCCAGAAATGTTTTTGCCAATGGCAACATCATTAGAAAACTATGTGGTATCTTGCTGGGGCCACTCAAGGGAGACAACATACACTGGGATATAGAAGCTCTAAAGCCTTTGTTAAAATGCCAGTCACATGACTTTATAGTAACAGCTCATACATGCACAGGGAACGCCAGCCCATCTGAGATTCCCTAAAGTCATATCTTAATCCCTATTCTCAATGAGCCCAGACGGGCAGAAGCACCAAGCACCACCAGGGATGCAAAAGACACATGGTGTCAGCTGCTAAGGAAAATAAACCCCAAAGGTCCATGGGACTGAATTTACCAGCTGCATCCAGCTAGATACCTTGTTTCCATAGTATGGAGTTTCAGCATTGCTCTTACCTGACTTCTGGGCAATTGTTTTGGATTTTAGATCAACATTGCAGATAACTCTTGGACACGTAGAGAGTAGTAAGGAAGCTCAACTGTACTTtgtctcccccgccccacccccaagaaaacaaaagggtAAACTGTGCCGGGAGAAAGGAAGATAACTCCATAATATTTGTTTGTACTTCCCGTCAATCTCAATGATCTGCCTATGGATTTTGCACAATCAGTATTCACATGCCCAGCCAGCTTCCCTAGGCTCCTTGGGTCACAATCCATTACAGCAACCTGTCAGTGTGGAAAATCTATGGGATTTCTTGTCGGGAGACCCAACAGTCAGTCTGGGATGTTCCACCTAGTAAATGAGAGAATCTGAACACGTGCCCTGCAGCTCCATCATCTAAAATGGGGCTGTGTCACACCGCTTACACGTTAGCACTCCTGAGAAGACCAAATCCAACAGTGACTCAATGTGGTCTGTCAACTATATAGCATTAAtcaaatgttactttttaaacaGGGAAGGTAAATTAACTTTTGTAGAAGGGAAAAACTCAACCAATTTCAGTAGGTACATTTACTTGTGGCATGGATAAGGAGAAGGGGGAACACAATCATTTTGGAATCTGCCAAAACGCAGATCCACTTCTACGACACAGATGGAAGTAATGTTTATCTGCAAGGCTGATTTAAAATAACACCCTGTTGAAAGAAGTCAGGAGGTCTGTCGGTTTAAGAAGGTATCCCCCCTCATTCCTCTACCATTTGTAACTCTGGCCACTGTGCTCCTGAATCTCATTCCAAGTGGGTGCTGCCCGATTTGGCCCAGGAGCCCTCAGGGACAGGTCACTTTGGGGTGAGGAGTGCTTCTGGCCTCGGtcccagggaggcagagacacagtTCCCTTGGACATGGACTACGAAGGCCCCGGAACCTCCCAGAACTGTATCAGACAGTGTTTTGCCATTAAAGAAACCCAAAGTGAGAATACTCAGCTCTTCAGGATAAATGATCAAGCCCAAAGACCTCTTAAAAATAGGTAACACTGTTCATTAGGTGCTACTTGGCCCCGGCCACGTTGCTGGACCGTAAGAGATACTGATCCACGGTTCCTTTTCGCCGACTCACAGTCCGCCTCTCGTTGTCAAACATGCGCTGCAGCTGCAGAGCCAGCCGCCGGTCCTCTTCCTCTTGCTGCAGTTTCTGCTCCATCTCCCGCAGCACCGGCTCTGCCGGGGCCAGGACCACCTCACCACCGCTCTGTCGCAGTTTCTTAAGGGAGCCATTTTGTTCCAAGTGCTTGGTCTTACAGTGTCTTTTCCGGCCCCGACGCAAGGAAGGAAGCGGCTCCTCACCTCGGCTGTCTGCCAGCACACCATTAGGCAGATCAAAATGATTTGCTGTCTTCAGCTGCTTCTTTGTTTTGAGGACCCCACCCAGAACACTATTTTTGGGTAGCGCTGAATGAGCTGCCGAGATTTTCATGGTTGCGCTTATACAGGTTTTGTCTAACTTGGCATCTGGGGTTGGCCCCGGCCCTTCACTCTGCTCCGTCTCCAAAGTACCACTGGCTCCCACTCTAAGTTCTGAGGAACAGCAGGTTTCCAACGGGATCTCAGAGCTCCTTTTACTATCGCTGCCCTGTTCCACTTTTGCTTGGCTAACGGAGGGGAAAAAATCAAGGTCAGTGAGGGTGGGTCCTACACACTCAGAGAGTACTTGCCCACTGGCCAGTCTTGTATTTAAAGCCTGAGGTGGCTTCTCCTTGTTAGAATGGATAACTTCAGAGACCAGTGAGTCTTCCCCTGTTTCTGGAgccagggaggtgagggtggctTTCGAAAGGGTCTTTTTGATCTGCCGCTCCTGAAAGATCTGTTCCCACTTCTTGAGGATCCTTGGACTAGCCTCATAAGAAGTCTGCTTCTGCAGGCTTCTGTTTAGGTTGCGGGGTGTTGATTTGATGATGAGGGGACTTAGCACTCGGCCATCAGGGAGTCTCTTGGGAGGAGTACATGGTGAGCAGACAATGGGCTTGAAATGGTTTAGTTCTTCGGAGATGCTGTCATTGCTCTCAGGACTGATGGAGCGCTCGGGCTTATGCAGGGAAGTCAAGGATGAGAGGGAGCTGAAGGGTAGACGCTTCTCAACGGTTAAGTCAGGGGCTGAGAGGCAGCGGTTGTTCTGAGTGGACAAGAGGACACCAATGATGGGGTTGGAGGCTGGGGTTATAGCTGTGAcctaaaagaagttaaaaagattATACATACATgcgtatatatattttttcttcataactCTTTTATGATGGTAGaagggcagtgggggaagggtaaGAAAAGGGATGGAGGGTGATGTGAGCCTAAGAAATGGGGAAAATCCCTAACCTAGAATATGCACCATTTGCAGAAATTCCTACACACttgaaacaattaataaaattgaaaagctacaggggaaaaaaaacctcatctagaacttttaaaaaagttcttcTACTGGCCCTCATTCCACCCTTCTGGCTACTAATTCAACGCAAactctcttcctttccatctATTCGCAAACTTCTCCAACATAATTAGTACACCCAGGACCCATTCTGCCTCTGCTTGTCTGGAATAgtttctggggtacctggctggctcaagagcacatgactcttggtctcagggtcatgagttcaagccccacattggatgtggagcctactcaAATAGCGTGCGCAATAGTTTCTGTCGTGGCCATGTGCAGGGAGCTACAGGATGGGAGTAGAGAGCTCCAGAAGCCTGTGTCTGAGATGTACCTTGGTTTTGCTTGTTGGGGCTGCTCTGAGTCTGCTCTTCGCTCTGTCCTGAGCTGTGTCACTGCAGCTCTGACTCCTTTCCACCTTGGAATTTAggttcctaaataaataaataaaagacaaa includes these proteins:
- the RNF169 gene encoding E3 ubiquitin-protein ligase RNF169, which produces MAAAGPSTRASSAAAAAALSRRGRRGRCDEMAAAKTGAPGAASGPALLVLPPPLLQPPPPPRPEESGCAGCLETLGEAAALPCGHSLCRGCAQRAADAAGPGCPRCRARGPGWARRRARDDGQADAEVQSERARRGQPERCRQRRDGGAAAAGSRPEQEPRAAATEPEFIFRAPIKLSKPGELREEYESLRKLREEKLQEEKTSEDQIHKLLSEDTETGKRKMDEQKKRDEPLVLKSNLEHCPARLSDSENEEPSRGKMTQTHRSAFVSKNNSYSLAFLAGNLNSKVERSQSCSDTAQDRAKSRLRAAPTSKTKVTAITPASNPIIGVLLSTQNNRCLSAPDLTVEKRLPFSSLSSLTSLHKPERSISPESNDSISEELNHFKPIVCSPCTPPKRLPDGRVLSPLIIKSTPRNLNRSLQKQTSYEASPRILKKWEQIFQERQIKKTLSKATLTSLAPETGEDSLVSEVIHSNKEKPPQALNTRLASGQVLSECVGPTLTDLDFFPSVSQAKVEQGSDSKRSSEIPLETCCSSELRVGASGTLETEQSEGPGPTPDAKLDKTCISATMKISAAHSALPKNSVLGGVLKTKKQLKTANHFDLPNGVLADSRGEEPLPSLRRGRKRHCKTKHLEQNGSLKKLRQSGGEVVLAPAEPVLREMEQKLQQEEEDRRLALQLQRMFDNERRTVSRRKGTVDQYLLRSSNVAGAK